The Procambarus clarkii isolate CNS0578487 chromosome 24, FALCON_Pclarkii_2.0, whole genome shotgun sequence genomic interval AAGATTCAGTGTTCTGTTAATTGCCATTAATATTTGGGCAGTTCATCTTGGTAGTTGGTTGATCTGTGATCCCCACAACCTCATGGAAGGGACAAACTGAGAGGAAAGATTCTTGTCCTTGGTGTGTTGAGATAGTCACCGAGGGACTGGCAGACTCGCActgtatcctgtgtgtgtgtgtcggtgatgTTAACAGAGGGGGAGCAACCTGGGTACAACCTTGAATTGGGCATTTCATTATATACTTTGCTTATAATTATTGTGTCTTGAGAATTGACTTTTAATTTTAGTAGTATCTAAATGATTAAATTTTTTAGGAAACTGCGAAGTCCAGCACCAGTGCCCCGGTTCTTGCATTCTGCCGTCCTAGTTGAAGGGTTGATGCTGGTGTTTGGAGGAAACACACACAATGATTCTGCCTTTTCTTACGGTGCCAAATGCTACAGTGCCGACTTCTTGGCATATGATATAGTTTGTAATTCCTGGCACTCGTTAAGCAAGCCCCCAAACTTGTACGTAGATGTGGCACGATATGGTCATTCAGCAATATTACACGAGGGGGAAATGTACATAGTTGGGGGTTTTAATGGCAAGATGCTCGGATCAATTCTTCGTTATCATCCAGGAGTGTAAGTAaattttttgttttatatatttttactcATATAATAGTTGCATGTAGATATTTAATACCCTGTACCAGAAAATTGATTAAAATTGGtaaatttatttatattacagaaaagaaaaaacaatattcatataaataaatataattaaatttAACTATTTGATATACTATATAAATTTTCTTAACGTGTGCTTTCTCTACAGTTGTAAGCGACTGACTTCCAGCGACAAGTGCTTACACGCTTACCCCGGCCGCAAGTGTTTCTGGAATAGGTAAGTTGACAAAATGTGCATATATGTATGCCTTCTAGTGTCCATCACTTGTATTGGGTATGTTAATCATGGCTTTTGATGTGTTAGTGTCTCTGGGAACATCTCGGATGCTTTAGTCACTCGTATTAATGCACGAAATGTGTGATAAAAAGTGTACTTGCTGGTTTTGTTATATAAGTGAAACAAATAATATGCTTTAAGGTTAATTGATTTTGAAGTTTCTGTTGAAATGCACTCTTATAAATAATTGAaatttataattataaattataaattataatttataatttatataattgtcAATTTTGAAGAATCTATTTCGTTCACGTGAAACATAGATTCAAACTCGGGCCTGAAAAATATGAGACATTTGCTCTAACCACCAAGCCAGGATGCTGACATGTATAGCGGTGTTCTTGGAAAGGTTTAAAGTTTCAGTTGAGTACCGGTTTGGTACTTACGAGACCTTTTCTTATTGTGAGTATCCTGAATTTGGTACTAATAAGAGTCTAGAAAACATAAAGCTAAAAACCGAACTTAAATTTCCTAGGCCCAATGTAAGACGTGTGTATGTTCTATATTACACCACAGATGGTGTGTGTTAGGCcccggatggttaggttaggttaggttttattagcaaaaTAAATACAGAACNNNNNNNNNNNNNNNNNNNNNNNNNNNNNNNNNNNNNNNNNNNNNNNNNNNNNNNNNNNNNNNNNNNNNNNNNNNNNNNNNNNNNNNNNNNNNNNNNNNNNNNNNNNNNNNNNNNNNNNNNNNNNNNNNNNNNNNNNNNNNNNNNNNNNNNNNNNNNNNNNNNNNNNNNNNNNNNNNNNNNNNNNNNNNNNNNNNNNNNNNNNNNNNNNNNNNNNNNNNNNNNNNNNNNNNNNNNNNNNNNNNNNNNNNNNNNNNNNNNNNNNNNNNNNNNNNNNNNNNNNNNNNNNNNNNNNNNNNNNNNNNNNNNNNNNNNNNNNNNNNNNNNNNNNNNNNNNNNNNNNNNNNNNNNNNNNNNNNNNNNNNNNNNNNNNNNNNNNNNNNNNNNNNNNNNNNNNNNNNNNNNNNNNNNNNNNNNNNNNNNNNNNNNNNNNNNNNNNNNNNNNNNNNNNNNNNNNNNNNNNNNNNNNNNNNNNNNNNNNNNNNNNNNNNNNNNNNNNNNNagagagagagagagagagagaggagagagagagagagagagagagagggggagagagagagagagagagagagagagagagagagagagagagagagagagagagagagagagagagagagagagagagagagagagagagagagagagagagagagagagagagagagagagagagagagagagagagagagaggagagagagagagagagagagagagagagagagagagagagagagagagagagagagagagagaggagagagagagagagagagagagagagagagagagagagagagagagagagagagagagagagagagagagagagagagagagagagaggggagagagagagagagagagagagagagagagggagagggagagagagagagagagagagagagagggagagggagagggagagagagagagagagagagagagagagagagagagagagagagagagagagagagagagagagagagagagagagatttaacaGTAAGAGCTATAATTCGCTTCCCACTGTGAGAACACGCGCCTTCTCTGACAGAGAAAGGTAACGCTTACTGGAGCAAGTGTCATTGTTCTTCAGGTAAGGCGGTCAACCAGGTGGTTAACCCTAGACCCGGCAGACGTTTGCTCACCGCCCCCAACCCAACACAGGTTGTCATCATCTCTTTACGAAGTCATGGCAGttacttcctctctctctctctctctgctaccATTATCAATTAACTTAATAAGATATACTCGCCACAAGGATTGATGGATGGTTGGTTCGTTTCATATCAAATGTATAATTCCATCATTTCCTTTTCTATTTTGAGAAAGAATTGAAAAACATATATCCCTCATCGTTCCCAGGTAGTGTTGTTTGGTCGTAATATCCTTTTGCGGTTATAACCTACTCagtctattttcatttttaattctGGTAAATGTTTTCTCTCAGTTTAAACCTTTTTCTACTTTCAAGAAAACTTAATGGTTTTACACATCTACCTGCTCAGGTGTGGTGGAATGATTTTATAGAGAAAGAGAAATAAACAACTTCATTACTCAGTTtcttgttgtgtgtgggtgtgtgtgggtgtgtgtgtgtgtgtgtgtcttgcttgcaTGTAAAGAGTGGTAGGCAGTTCTGCCTATAGCAGACACTGCAATTCGCTTACTTCTCTTCTTCCTCGACTAGTTTTCAAAAAATTCTTAAACTAATTATACAGGTAAATTAAAGAGTAATAGTCTCAtttctatttattattattatcagccACAAaacactactttaattattacaaTTTACACAGGTAATATACATAAattgtcatcatcatcatcatcatcataactACTATACCTTTTCCTGAATAGCATGGGAGCTTGTCCATCCTGTTCCTTTCCTCTCAATCCGTATAATAGGCGAGGTTAAATATTACGCCTCCAATATTCACTTCTTTCAGTTGGACAAACTTCTTTTTCTGCAGTAGTGAAGCAAAGGTTATATTTTTCTTGAAAGATTTCTGTAAAGACATTCTGCATATACACTTTCCTATTGTACGCTCCCCAATTTTCACTAAAGCTAAAATCAAAGCCGGCATATTTTTTTTCAATCTTAGCCATAGCTTTTACCCAATCGACATATCACTCTATTTCACTTCTATCTTCCCGACCAGCTggaagccggttggccgagcggacagcacgctggacatgtgatcctgtgttccTGGGTCCGATCCCAGGAGCCGGCGAGACACATTGggaagaatttctttcaccctatgcccctgttacctagcagtaaaataggtacctgggtgttagtcagctgtcacaggttgcttcctgggggtggaggcctggtcgaaaaccgggccgcggggacactaaaaaagccccaaaatcatctcaagataacctcaagatataacctcccCAGGCCTAGGTGAACTGGAGTTGTTATTTCTGTTTCCATGCGGaagttatcatataacatttctGCAGCTCGTATTTTATGGTCTCTTTCATAATAAAGTTCGTCCTTATCCACTCCCTCGTACTGCTTTTCAATCGAGGCCAGAACCTTTATTCGTGCAATAAAGGCTGGGATGTCATCGTAATCTACTGTGCAATATCCAAGTGCTATAGTCACTACAACCTCCTTAACAGGCAGATTGGTTGTAATGTCTTCACGACCTCGCCCACGTCCACGTCCACAGCCTCGCCCACTCCATATTTCACCAACCACATCTTCGCCTCGCTCAACTGGAAAAGGAACAACTTCAAATTTCATTGCAACTGTTTCGCTAtacttatattatttttatttcagTAAGGGCACTCACCGTTCATCTTTTCACAGACGTTTCTCTGTGAagaatgaccccccccccctcatctctctctctcttaacgaTATCAGTATCCGCAAGATTCGAGTTGCCACTTCCTCCGTTCTTTATTATTACAAATCCTTTcttcttttgttttttttcaaaacatGTGCTAGATGAGCTAAGGCAGGGTAGTAAGTTTCTCTCCATTCTCGCTTTTCACGTATATCCTATCCAAGTCCGCACTCCATTCCCAACCCATAAGGGATTATCACCCGTTTTATTGATTTCTCGCGTACTGCCAATGTTAAAATTTGTTTAACACATAATTTAAAGCTCCACCGGTGCTTTATAATTGTTTCATTCCtcattccttccttctttccccccctcttcttcttcttcttcttccctcaGTCCAACATTCTCTCGTGTAGAAACGTTATATTCAATAGGAGGTCCACCGCAGAACTGGGTTACAATTGCAAGAATGTGAGGAAGTTTGTCTGgaaaaggagagggagagaagattATCTCTCCCGGTTTATCACACTCTTTCTGCTTCGCACAATCTGTCGAGGAGTGAGCACTTCTACCCAGTTGACTATATGGATATTTTCCCCAGACAAAGCGCGCCGCTCCTCCGGAATGAGCGTGCAGTGCAGGAATGTCATATACTAAAAAGTCTCCCTCTCTAAACTGTACATTGTTATTGTTAAGAAATTTCCCTTCTACTAAACTTTCATCAAGTTTAGCAAGCTTGCTCAGCACATACCTCGACCACATCTTCTCAcatactgaaatatatatatatatatatatctatatatatatatatatatatatatatatatatatatatgtcgtacctagtagccagaactcactttttggcctactatgcatggcccgat includes:
- the LOC138368122 gene encoding attractin-like protein 1, whose product is MTYDPMKQKWKLRSPAPVPRFLHSAVLVEGLMLVFGGNTHNDSAFSYGAKCYSADFLAYDIVCNSWHSLSKPPNLYVDVARYGHSAILHEGEMYIVGGFNGKMLGSILRYHPGVCKRLTSSDKCLHAYPGRKCFWNR